Proteins encoded in a region of the Spiroplasma endosymbiont of Amphimallon solstitiale genome:
- a CDS encoding GNAT family N-acetyltransferase produces MIFFETPRLKIRQWKDSDLDELVLLNSDKDVMKYFPSTLSKDDTEKYFSKIKNNLNNNGFGFYAVEFKKDNKFIGFIGFSEVDFIDDFRPCIEIGWPLKKCLRSRNSNRSS; encoded by the coding sequence ATGATATTTTTTGAAACCCCTAGATTAAAAATTAGACAGTGAAAAGATAGTGATTTAGATGAACTTGTTTTATTAAATTCTGATAAAGATGTCATGAAATATTTTCCTAGTACATTATCAAAAGATGATACAGAAAAATATTTTTCGAAAATTAAAAATAATTTAAATAATAATGGATTTGGTTTTTATGCTGTTGAATTTAAAAAAGACAATAAATTTATTGGTTTTATTGGCTTTAGCGAAGTTGATTTTATTGATGATTTTAGACCATGTATTGAAATTGGTTGGCCTTTAAAAAAGTGTTTGAGGTCAAGGAATAGCAACAGAAGCAGCTAA
- a CDS encoding ERF family protein produces MNNLYKKILKLQLEIGNTPKNGFNKFGNYKYWLLSDIFNKPEL; encoded by the coding sequence ATGAATAATTTATATAAAAAAATACTTAAATTACAATTAGAAATTGGTAATACACCTAAAAATGGTTTTAATAAATTTGGTAATTATAAATATTGATTATTAAGTGATATTTTTAATAAACCTGAATTGTAA
- a CDS encoding transposase yields the protein MHKNYPSHVTKEQFENIKSILENSKKKTKPRSLDLYEVFCAILYVLKSGCQWRMLPKNFPKWQTVYYYFQIWSKNNGKEPSVLQLILKKIS from the coding sequence ATGCATAAAAATTATCCAAGTCATGTCACCAAAGAACAATTTGAGAACATAAAATCAATTTTAGAAAATAGCAAAAAGAAAACAAAACCAAGAAGTTTAGATTTATATGAAGTATTTTGTGCAATTTTATATGTATTAAAAAGTGGTTGTCAATGAAGAATGCTACCAAAAAATTTTCCAAAATGACAAACTGTATATTATTATTTTCAAATTTGAAGTAAAAATAATGGTAAAGAACCTAGTGTATTGCAATTAATTTTAAAAAAAATTAGTTAA
- a CDS encoding lysine--tRNA ligase, with product MKETKLEINGRILTEQEALRYQKIQDLYKQNYDIYGRNWERNYNCETLNSKFRNKNKEELAKFVANLPNDQIKMAGRLMTKREMGKGSIFAHLQDQTGKFQIYLKPEYVNQKKFEWFAEYADLGDFFGIKGKVMKTNKGELTVQVYDIVMLSKALRPLPDKFHGLTDIEERYRRRYVDLIMNQETKKTFLQRTQIINELRSFLNNKGYLEVETPILQEVYGGAAAKPFITHHNTLKTDLYLRIATELHLKRLIVGGFEKVYEIGRLFRNEGMSKKHNPEFTTIEIYVAYQDMKYMMDLTESCIKHLINTVHNKLTLEYDENILNFEKSWTKISMIDSIKKAMIKDEEFTKIFQEISDMILKYHNIEDDNIRNIEKNKTFKLILKLAKSYKLHIPDHYNSTGYIINLFFESFVEETLIQPTFIFDYPIEISPLAKLNKNSKEFTDRFELFIAGREYANAYSELNDSLQQYNRFEEQVKEKNSGNDEAATMDLDFVEALEYGMPPTGGLGIGIDRLVMLITGQNSIKDVLLFPHMKPRTEK from the coding sequence ATGAAAGAAACTAAACTTGAAATTAATGGACGTATTTTGACAGAGCAAGAAGCATTAAGATATCAAAAAATACAAGATTTATATAAACAAAATTATGATATTTATGGACGTAATTGAGAAAGAAATTATAATTGTGAAACTTTAAATAGCAAATTTAGAAATAAAAATAAAGAAGAGTTAGCAAAATTTGTTGCTAATTTACCTAATGATCAAATTAAAATGGCAGGTAGATTAATGACAAAAAGAGAAATGGGAAAGGGTTCAATCTTTGCTCATTTGCAAGATCAAACAGGTAAATTTCAAATTTATTTAAAACCAGAATATGTTAATCAAAAAAAATTTGAATGATTTGCAGAATATGCAGATTTAGGTGATTTTTTTGGTATTAAAGGTAAGGTTATGAAAACCAATAAAGGGGAACTAACAGTTCAAGTATATGATATTGTAATGTTATCAAAAGCACTTAGACCTTTACCAGATAAATTTCATGGTTTAACAGATATTGAAGAACGTTATCGACGAAGATATGTAGATTTAATTATGAATCAAGAAACTAAAAAAACATTTTTACAACGTACACAAATTATTAATGAATTAAGAAGTTTTTTAAATAATAAAGGTTATTTAGAAGTTGAAACACCTATTTTACAAGAAGTATATGGTGGTGCTGCCGCTAAACCTTTTATTACTCATCATAATACATTAAAAACCGATTTATATTTACGGATTGCTACTGAATTACATTTAAAAAGATTAATAGTTGGTGGCTTTGAAAAAGTTTATGAAATTGGTAGATTATTTCGTAATGAAGGTATGAGTAAAAAACATAATCCAGAATTTACAACTATTGAAATTTATGTTGCCTATCAAGATATGAAATATATGATGGATTTAACAGAGTCTTGTATAAAACATTTAATTAATACAGTGCATAATAAATTAACATTAGAATATGATGAAAATATATTAAATTTTGAAAAATCATGAACAAAAATTAGTATGATTGATTCAATTAAAAAAGCTATGATCAAAGATGAAGAGTTTACTAAAATTTTCCAAGAAATTAGTGATATGATTTTAAAATATCATAATATTGAAGATGATAATATTAGAAATATTGAAAAAAATAAAACATTTAAACTTATATTAAAACTTGCAAAAAGTTATAAACTTCATATTCCAGATCATTATAATAGTACTGGTTATATTATTAATTTATTTTTTGAATCTTTTGTTGAAGAAACTTTAATTCAACCTACTTTTATTTTTGATTATCCAATTGAAATTTCACCACTTGCTAAATTAAATAAAAATAGTAAAGAGTTTACTGATCGTTTTGAATTATTTATTGCTGGTAGAGAATATGCAAATGCTTATTCGGAACTAAATGATTCTTTGCAACAATATAATCGTTTTGAAGAGCAAGTAAAAGAAAAAAATAGTGGTAATGATGAAGCAGCAACTATGGATTTAGACTTTGTTGAAGCATTGGAGTATGGTATGCCACCAACAGGTGGATTGGGAATTGGTATTGATCGTTTGGTTATGTTAATAACTGGCCAAAATAGTATTAAAGATGTATTATTATTTCCGCATATGAAACCTAGAACTGAAAAATAA
- a CDS encoding Mbov_0401 family ICE element transposase-like protein, producing MSFNYLWTLKEATKRMYQSFKDDVKNQWEKTDWRILKERDRKYIPVKIKTRTRNTINGLVTYKCRDYKYYDEQLKKWVPICLLDEKLQLPKYKRTCQDIKNNVIEHFADGKRYIDILHTMKQTKFSTTSISRLFQEYQVSKLDVPKIKLEPNQFIYISIDDGHRKFWKFKRNSGKYSMRLVLFCTDNVNHKLVNKRVDVIIRPTKTKIGVQKTAEFILEQGNRFFENFDQAKIIICGDSAEWIKDVANYLDAQFVLDKFHLVKKLYVGIIAGNKGKYFEEYNTCRNFIENGQYDELIKYMNEILKNHKKLKKQYFKNNKQGIENQGAKWNIGTFAESNIWYILKEMLGNRTYSIDIYIKMVIFKCNLVNSKT from the coding sequence ATGAGTTTTAATTATTTATGAACTTTAAAAGAAGCAACAAAAAGAATGTATCAATCATTTAAAGATGATGTAAAAAATCAATGAGAAAAAACAGATTGAAGAATCTTAAAAGAAAGAGATAGAAAATATATCCCCGTTAAAATTAAAACAAGAACTAGAAATACTATTAATGGTCTTGTTACTTATAAATGTCGTGATTATAAATATTATGATGAACAATTAAAAAAATGAGTTCCTATTTGTTTATTAGATGAAAAATTGCAATTACCTAAATACAAAAGGACTTGTCAAGATATCAAAAATAATGTTATTGAACATTTTGCAGATGGAAAAAGGTATATTGACATTTTACATACTATGAAACAAACAAAATTTAGCACAACAAGTATTAGTAGATTATTTCAAGAATATCAAGTTAGTAAATTAGATGTTCCTAAAATAAAATTAGAACCAAATCAATTTATTTATATTAGTATTGATGATGGACATCGAAAGTTTTGAAAATTTAAACGAAATTCTGGTAAATATTCAATGCGTTTAGTGTTATTTTGTACAGATAATGTTAATCATAAATTAGTTAATAAAAGAGTAGATGTAATAATAAGACCAACAAAAACTAAAATTGGAGTTCAAAAAACTGCTGAATTTATTTTAGAACAAGGAAATAGATTTTTTGAAAATTTTGACCAAGCAAAAATCATTATTTGTGGAGATAGTGCAGAATGAATTAAAGATGTTGCTAATTATTTAGATGCACAATTTGTTTTAGATAAATTCCATTTAGTTAAAAAGTTGTATGTAGGAATTATTGCTGGAAACAAAGGAAAATATTTTGAAGAATATAATACTTGTAGAAACTTTATTGAAAATGGTCAATATGATGAATTAATAAAGTATATGAATGAAATATTAAAAAATCATAAAAAATTAAAAAAACAATATTTTAAAAATAATAAACAAGGAATTGAAAATCAAGGTGCAAAATGAAATATTGGTACTTTTGCTGAAAGTAATATTTGATATATTTTAAAAGAAATGCTTGGTAATAGAACATATAGCATAGATATTTATATTAAAATGGTTATTTTTAAGTGTAATCTTGTGAATTCTAAAACATAA
- a CDS encoding transposase: MVKKVRINNNRKEQTSFCIIDSQSVKNTDTTENKGYDAGKKISGIKRHIVVDSQGLPHAIYITTAEKTDRNSAIIMIENEKENLSAVQKIIVDAGYTGEKFASEIKTIINANVEVIKRNELHTWDSNKNGGYNYFLNISFKL, translated from the coding sequence TTAGTTAAAAAAGTTCGTATCAATAATAATCGCAAAGAACAAACTAGTTTTTGTATAATTGATTCGCAAAGTGTTAAAAATACAGATACTACTGAAAATAAAGGTTATGATGCTGGTAAAAAGATTTCAGGCATAAAACGTCATATTGTTGTTGATTCTCAAGGTTTACCACATGCAATTTACATAACCACAGCAGAAAAAACAGATCGTAATAGCGCTATAATAATGATTGAAAATGAAAAAGAAAATCTTTCTGCAGTTCAAAAAATAATAGTAGATGCTGGTTATACTGGTGAAAAATTTGCTTCTGAAATCAAAACAATCATAAATGCAAATGTTGAAGTGATAAAACGTAATGAATTACATACTTGGGACAGTAACAAAAACGGAGGATATAATTACTTTTTAAACATTTCTTTTAAATTATAG